CGAGCAGCAAAGCCGGCAACGCGTGATCTCGGGCCACCGGTATCAGGAAGTAATGCTTTCCTATTTGCTGATTCCCATGAAAACCGGCCCGCTCACGATAGCGCCTGCGGTGTTGCGTTGTGACACGGTCTCACAGCAACACAGGCGATCCGATTCGGCCGGGCGCTTTTTCAATGACCCCTTCTTTTCGGATTCGTTTTTCGGTAATCGTCAGTTGACGCCGCGAATCCTACGAACCGAACCGCTGACGATTCAGGTGCGTGCGCTGCCTGCCGAAACCGGACAGGCGATGTTTTCGGGGTTGGTGGGCCATTTTACCATGAGCGCTTCGATTGAACCCATGCAGATAAAGGTGGGCGATTCGGCGACCCTGGTCGTGACGGTGGCGGGCACCGGTAATATTATGGATGCAAATGCCCCGGTGATTGAGGTGCCGGATGCGTTTAAACAGTATGCGGACACCCCTGAAAGCGACATAAAGCTCGGTTCGGAGGGGTATCAGGGGAAAAAGGTGTTTCGATTGGCTCTGGTGGGGGTGACTCCCGGCGCTTATCAGGTCAGCCTCGGCCAGAGCACCTATTTTGATCCGAAAGAATCGGCTTACCGCTCCCTGGCTGTTTCACCCCTATCGATAGCGGTGCAGCAAGCCGACGGCCCCCGGGAAAACCCGGTGGTGTTTTCTTCCTCTGAGAATCGTGCCGCCCTGCCGGGTATCGTGAAGAAAAAAGTCGACTTTGTCGGCCGTGATATTCTTCCCATAAAAACGGGGATAGATGCCGTAGCGCATCGCGAAGAAATGACCTTTGCCGGTTTTTTAACGGCGATCGTTTTGCCGGCCCTGTTTTTTCTGCTGGGCATGGGAGGGATGAAATGGTTTAAAAAAAACGGAAACCCGGCGACCGTGATGACGCAAAAATCGATTCGGGCCTTAAAGGTGGCAACAAAATCCGTTGGCGATTCAAATGCCGCCTTTCTTTCAAACCTTTACCGTTCATTGGTGTATGGGGTTTGCGCCAAAGCCGAGTCGTGCAGTGAATCGCTGACCTATGCGGAAGCCGGTCGAATTCTTCAGGCGGCCGGCATTTCGGCGCAACAGTCGGATCGGGTCTCCGATCTGATGAAGAAGATCGACTCGGCTAGGTACAGTGGCTTTGCTCTTGATAGAACCGAGAAAGACGTGTTGTTGAGTGAGACCGCCCGAATCGTCAAAGAGGTGCTACGATGAGGTTGCGGCGACGGGAAATTTTGTTTTTAATCGGTTGCCTGCTTTTCTGCGGTACGATGACAGCCTTTGCGGATAAGGATGACAATTTACAAACCCGTGCGTTTATCGACGGGGTTCGCTACTATGAGGCCAAAAATTATACAGAAGCCGTCGCCGTATTTGAAAAGCTGGTCTTTGACGGGATTCGCAACGGAAAGCTTTTCTACAACCTGGGCAATGCCTATCTGAAAAAAGGGGATCTCGGGCCGGCAGTTCTCTGGTATGAGCGAGCGATGGCGTTGATTTCGGGGGATCCCGATTTGCAATTTAACTTAAGCTATGCGAAAAGCCTGGTGAAAGATGAAGGCGGCGAAGCGCCGTCGCCCGTATTCCAGGTGCTGTTTTTCTGGAAGGATATGTTTCGGCTGAACGTGCTGCAGTGGACGGGCATTTTGTTGAACGGCTTGTTCTGGCTGTTGCTGGGACTGACCCGGGTATTTCAAAAAAGTGTGCTGCGATCCTTTTGCTACGGCGCGCTTATACTTTCGGTTCTCTTTTTGGGAACCGCCGGCTGGCGAATGGCTGAAACCAAATACCATCCGAAAGCGATTATTTTACCGGCAGCCGTGGCGGTCCGGTCCGGATTTGCACCGGAGTCGACGGAATTGTTCGAGCTTCATGGGGGAACGAAGGTGGCGGTTGAAAAGCAGTCCCCCGGATTTTTAAAAATTCGGTTTTCAAAGGATAAAATCGGATGGATTGCCGATACCGCAGCCGGAATAATAAAATAGCTGATAGCTGATAGCTCATAGCTATCGACTATCAGCTATCAGCTATGAGCTATCAGCTATCAGCTATCAGCTATGAGCTATCAGTTAACCAACTGGAAGGAGTGGTGGACATGATTTATGTCGAAAAATTGACCAAGTATTATGATGATTTTTGTGCGGTGGACGCAATCGATCTGACCATTGAGAAAGGGGAAATCCTCGGTTTGTTGGGTCCCAACGGTGCCGGCAAAACCACCACCATGCGAATGCTTACCGGATATTTTAACCCCAGCTCCGGAACGATTCGTGTCAAGGATTTCACCATGGCGGACCAGTCTCTGGAGATCAAAAAGCTTATGGGGTATCTGCCCGAATCAGCGCCGCTCTATCACGGCATGCTGGTGTATGACTACCTGAACTACGTGGCGAAAATCAGGGGGCTTGACGCCGCTCGCAAAACCGAACGGATTCGGGAACTGGCAGCACTCTGCGATATGAACGAAATCATGCACCGAAGCATCGGCGAGCTATCCAAAGGGCTTAAGCAGCGCGTCGGTTTGGCGCACGCCATGATGAATGATCCGGAAATTCTCATTCTGGATGAACCCACCAGCGGTCTGGATCCGAATCAGATCGTGGAGATTCGAGAAATCATCCGGCGGATCGGCAAAGAGAAAACCATTTTGCTTTCCACCCATATTCTCAGTGAAGCCGAGGCGACCTGTGACCGGATCGTGATTATCAATCAGGGAAAAATCGTGGCCGACGGTACGGCCGACACCCTCAAGGACGCCGGCGGAAAAGAGCCCACGATTCATATTTCACTTCGAGGCGCCCCTGAAGATTCGGCCATATCAAGATTTTCGTCAATGGACGGCGTGGTGAACGTGAATCGGGTCAATGGGGCCGAATCCGACGGGACGGTTCAGCTTCAGATCACCTGTCGCAGCGATGTGGATCATCGGGGCGCCATCTATCAGGCCATCAAGGAGACCGACTGGGTGTTGCTCGAATTCCGGCAGGAAGCCAAAACCCTTGAAACCATATTCCGAGAACTGACCAAGGAGAACTAACATGCGGCAGGTGCTTCACATATTTCAAAAGGAGTTTAAAGATTATTTCGTCTCTCCCATTGCCTATATCGTGATTTTCATTTTTTTGCTGGTAACGGGATGGTTCTTTTTCATCACCTTTTTTCTGTATAACCAGGCGGAATTGAGAAATTTTTTCTCGCTGCTTCCCCTTTCCTTTTCATTTTTCATTCCGGCGCTCACCATGCGGCTCTTTGCTGAGGAGTTGAGTGTGGGCTCTTATGAAACCCTTCTGACCCTGCCGGTGACGGCCAATGATATTATTCTGGGAAAGTTTCTGGCCGGGCTCGCCTTTGTGGCGGCCATGCTTTTGCCGACCCTATCCTATCCTATCTTCATCTCCTTTCTCGGGGATCTTGACTGGGGGCCGGTGATCGGCGGCTATATCGGCGCCTTGCTGCTGGGCGGAGGCTATTGCGCCATCGGGCTCTTTGCGTCTTCATTGACAAGAAATCAGATCGTCGCCTTTATCATCGGCATGGTCATTTGCTTTGCCCTGGCGCTGTTGGATCAGATGCTGTTTTTCGTCCCTCAGAAGATGCTGAGCATTATCGCTTATATCGGCGCAGGTTATCACTTCCAGAATATCGCAAAAGGAATCGTTGATATGCGGGATATCCTGTACTTTATGAGTGTGATTGTCATTGGGCTTTACGGCACGAACCTGGTGCTGCAGGAGAAGAAATAAGGAGAGAAAATGAGGACTACAAACAGATCCGGAAAATATGTCAAGTTCATTATATACCTGGTGGTGATCGTGATGGTGAACCTGGTGGGACTCACCGTGTTTTTCAGAATGGATCTCACGGGGAGCAAAATCTTTTCGCTATCCGATGTCAGCAAGCAGGTGGTTTCGACACTGAAAGAGCCCTTGACCGTCAAGGTGTTTTTTACCAAAAACCTGCCCGCCCCCCACAACAACACGGAACGGTACCTGCATGACTTGCTGGAAGAATACGCACTGAACGCCAATCAGTTTTTCAGCTTTGAATTTTATGATGTCAGCCCGGAATCGGAAACCGGAAATCCGGCCGGAGAAGTAAACCGCCAACTGGCGGAAACCTATGGCATCAATCCGGTGCAGATTCAGCAACTGGAAAAAGACGAGGTGAAGTTTCAACGGGCCTACATGGGATTGGTGCTCATTCACGGCGATATGGTGGAAAAAATTCCCACTATTACTACTACGGAGGGGCTTGAGTATAACCTGACATCCGCCATGATGAAGGTCAACAACAAGATCAGCGCCTTGCTGAATCTGAAGGAAAACGTTCGAATTCAACTGATTCTCTCCTCATCGTTGATGCCAGTGGCGCCGTTTATGAATGTACCGGACTTGCCGGCGGTGCCGCAAAAACTCGAAGAGATAGTTAAAAAGCTGAATATCAAAAATTATGGCCGTTTGGAATATGCCCGAATCGATCCGACCGATGCAGCGGACCAGAACGCGCTGGCCAAACAATATAATATTCCGGTACTTCAGTGGCCCGATATGGGGGAGGGCAAGGTGGCGGCCGGAAAGGGCGTTATCGGGCTGGTGATGACGCATCAGGAAAAATCGGTCACGATCCCCATTTTTCAAGTTCTTCGTTTGCCCCTCATCGGCAATCAGTACCAACTGGCAAGCCTTGAAGAGATGGAAGAGATGATCGACAAGAACGTTGAGACGCTTGTCAATATCAACGAGGAGATCGGTTATCTGTCGGACCATGGCGCCCTGCCCCTGGGCTCCCCCATGCCGATGGGCCCCCAGCCCCCGGATGCGTTGAACGCGTTCTCGAACGTGTTGACCAAGAATTATAGTGTCCATCAGGTGGCGCTAAAGAACAAGGAGATCCCCCGAAACGTTAAATGCATTGTGATCGCGCGGCCCACAGAGGCGTTCACGGATTGGGAACTTTACGAAATTGATCAGGCCCTGATGCGGGGTCAGAATCTGGCCATTTTCTTAGAGCCGTTTAAAGAAATAAAAACCCAGGTGCCCAACGCCATGGGGTTTGGAATGAGCCAGCGAGTTACTTACGAGCCGCTTAGCACGGGTCTGGAAAAACTGCTTGCCCACTATGGCGTCGGCGTTCGGGATGCCATCGTGCTGGATGAGAATTGCTTTATTCAGCAACTTTCCAACGAAATGGGCGGCGGGCAACAACCCATCTACTTTGCGCCGGTTATTCAAAACAAGAACATTAATAAAGACTTTGACTTTATGCAGAATATCAAGGGAATCCTCGCTGTTAAGGCTTCCCCCGTCGAACTGATTGAAAAGCGGTTGTCCGAAGGCGGCATCAAAGCGACGCAGATTATCTCGTCTTCCGAGAAGTCGTGGGAAATGAAGGCACCGATTAACCTGGAGCCCCAATACATCGCAAAGCCCGGCGCCGATACGCACATGGATAAAAAGCCGCTGGCCTATTTGCTTTCCGGCGAATTTGCCAGTTATTTTGCCGACAAACCGGTCCCTGAAAAAAAGACGGCAGCGGATTTGGACAAAGAAAAGAATGAGGAAGATCTTTCAGCAACGGACGAAAAAAAATCCGACTCCGAGGCGGCTAAAATCGTTGGGACGGCTGCCAAGCTAACCAAGGGAAAACCAGCCAAAATTTTCATCGCCGGTTCCGCCGAGCTCGTCCGGGATGACATTATCGATCCGGAAGGCCGGGGAGCCAACGCCGTGTTTATCATGAACATGCTCGATCTGTTGAATGATCGGGAAGGGATCGCGGTGATGCGCAGCAAGACACAGGGGCTGAACCCGCTGGAAGAAACCGGCGCCGAAACCAAGATGTCAATCAAGGCTTTTAATATTGTCGGATTGCCGGTTTTGGTGGCGCTCATGGGCCTGTTGGTCTGGGGGGTGCGCCATTCCAGGAAAAAATCGATTCAGGCGATGTTTAGCCGCTCATGAGATTTTTTTATGACAAAGTCTTGCACCGCGCAAACGCTGGTGGCGGTATGCGGTTGAAAGAATCTATCAATAGTGAGGAGCAGCAAAGTGAAAAAGGAATATATTATTCTCAGTATGGTCATTGTTCTGCTGGCAGCCTATCTGGTGTTGCATGATTCAAATCGCTCCCGGTATGAACTGCCGACAGTACCGGTGGCCGCTGAAAAGGAACTGACGAAAATAGAAATAAAACAAGCCGATAAGACGCTCACCGTGACGCGAAAGGCAAATGACTGGACAGTCGGCGACCAGGCATGGCCCGCAGATGCGCAGAAGGTAAACGCTATCACGGCCGCCATTTCCAAATTACGGCTGACGGCGCTGGTGTCCACAGCCAAGGTATATGAGCGTTACGATTTAACCGATGACAAGAAAATTACGGTGACGGCATGGGTTGGCGACAAAGTGCTTCTGACGTTTGACATCGGCAAAGCCGCCGATACCTATCAGCATACATTTGTCATGCTGCCGGGAGATTCCAATGTTTATCACGCTATGAATAACTTTAGAAAAACCTTTGAAACCAGTGCGGATGACTTGCGGGATAAGCAGGTCATTGCCGTTTCGGTTGCTGAGATAAAGGATATAAAGCTTGCAAGCGAGGGGAAAACAATTACCCTCTCTCGCATGGAAGAACCTGTGGCAGAAGAAAAAAAGAAATCCGCTGAAACAGAAAAACCGGCCGACCCGGCAGCCGGTCCGGCGAAAGATTTGGAAATAACCGAGCCCAGGATGCAAACTGTCTGGAAGAACGAATCCGGAGAAAGCGTGGATAAGGCGGTTGTTGAACGCTTCCTTTCCAATTTTTCCGACATGAAATGCGAGTCCTATCTCAATGATATCAAAAAAGAAGATCTGATGGCACCCATTGTCGACATTACCCTGAGCGGGGATAAAAAATCCTATGCCGTTTCCGTATTTGAGAAGAAAGACGGCAAATATTCCGGGGTTTCATCTGAAAACGCCTACCCGTTTCAGCTTCGGGAGTATGTCGTTGACGGCATCAATAAAGAGATAAAAACGCTGATGGGGATAAAGGAACCGTCCTGACCCCGCGTGTTGCGTTTATTAACCGTGCCGCCCGGGGTAGCTTCTTTTCTCCGGGCGGCTGGTTTTATTCACCG
This Desulfobacterales bacterium DNA region includes the following protein-coding sequences:
- a CDS encoding ATP-binding cassette domain-containing protein encodes the protein MIYVEKLTKYYDDFCAVDAIDLTIEKGEILGLLGPNGAGKTTTMRMLTGYFNPSSGTIRVKDFTMADQSLEIKKLMGYLPESAPLYHGMLVYDYLNYVAKIRGLDAARKTERIRELAALCDMNEIMHRSIGELSKGLKQRVGLAHAMMNDPEILILDEPTSGLDPNQIVEIREIIRRIGKEKTILLSTHILSEAEATCDRIVIINQGKIVADGTADTLKDAGGKEPTIHISLRGAPEDSAISRFSSMDGVVNVNRVNGAESDGTVQLQITCRSDVDHRGAIYQAIKETDWVLLEFRQEAKTLETIFRELTKEN
- a CDS encoding Gldg family protein; protein product: MRTTNRSGKYVKFIIYLVVIVMVNLVGLTVFFRMDLTGSKIFSLSDVSKQVVSTLKEPLTVKVFFTKNLPAPHNNTERYLHDLLEEYALNANQFFSFEFYDVSPESETGNPAGEVNRQLAETYGINPVQIQQLEKDEVKFQRAYMGLVLIHGDMVEKIPTITTTEGLEYNLTSAMMKVNNKISALLNLKENVRIQLILSSSLMPVAPFMNVPDLPAVPQKLEEIVKKLNIKNYGRLEYARIDPTDAADQNALAKQYNIPVLQWPDMGEGKVAAGKGVIGLVMTHQEKSVTIPIFQVLRLPLIGNQYQLASLEEMEEMIDKNVETLVNINEEIGYLSDHGALPLGSPMPMGPQPPDALNAFSNVLTKNYSVHQVALKNKEIPRNVKCIVIARPTEAFTDWELYEIDQALMRGQNLAIFLEPFKEIKTQVPNAMGFGMSQRVTYEPLSTGLEKLLAHYGVGVRDAIVLDENCFIQQLSNEMGGGQQPIYFAPVIQNKNINKDFDFMQNIKGILAVKASPVELIEKRLSEGGIKATQIISSSEKSWEMKAPINLEPQYIAKPGADTHMDKKPLAYLLSGEFASYFADKPVPEKKTAADLDKEKNEEDLSATDEKKSDSEAAKIVGTAAKLTKGKPAKIFIAGSAELVRDDIIDPEGRGANAVFIMNMLDLLNDREGIAVMRSKTQGLNPLEETGAETKMSIKAFNIVGLPVLVALMGLLVWGVRHSRKKSIQAMFSRS
- a CDS encoding DUF4340 domain-containing protein, which encodes MKKEYIILSMVIVLLAAYLVLHDSNRSRYELPTVPVAAEKELTKIEIKQADKTLTVTRKANDWTVGDQAWPADAQKVNAITAAISKLRLTALVSTAKVYERYDLTDDKKITVTAWVGDKVLLTFDIGKAADTYQHTFVMLPGDSNVYHAMNNFRKTFETSADDLRDKQVIAVSVAEIKDIKLASEGKTITLSRMEEPVAEEKKKSAETEKPADPAAGPAKDLEITEPRMQTVWKNESGESVDKAVVERFLSNFSDMKCESYLNDIKKEDLMAPIVDITLSGDKKSYAVSVFEKKDGKYSGVSSENAYPFQLREYVVDGINKEIKTLMGIKEPS
- a CDS encoding BatD family protein; translated protein: MKQLVGLFCLLFFFPQSLFAETVQAFVDRTTTSMDTPIQLTVSIPSRDATVDTSVIKDFEVQPAGTSTQVQIINGTTHQEETYRFLLIPNRSGRLTVPSLRVHFDGQTHHTQPIEVQVAKGDNRARDTGGPGIEVKAEVSEAAPFIGQQVIYSFVLRFGIQIANTKYTAPDFSGFTAKQIGEQQSRQRVISGHRYQEVMLSYLLIPMKTGPLTIAPAVLRCDTVSQQHRRSDSAGRFFNDPFFSDSFFGNRQLTPRILRTEPLTIQVRALPAETGQAMFSGLVGHFTMSASIEPMQIKVGDSATLVVTVAGTGNIMDANAPVIEVPDAFKQYADTPESDIKLGSEGYQGKKVFRLALVGVTPGAYQVSLGQSTYFDPKESAYRSLAVSPLSIAVQQADGPRENPVVFSSSENRAALPGIVKKKVDFVGRDILPIKTGIDAVAHREEMTFAGFLTAIVLPALFFLLGMGGMKWFKKNGNPATVMTQKSIRALKVATKSVGDSNAAFLSNLYRSLVYGVCAKAESCSESLTYAEAGRILQAAGISAQQSDRVSDLMKKIDSARYSGFALDRTEKDVLLSETARIVKEVLR
- a CDS encoding ABC transporter permease subunit translates to MRQVLHIFQKEFKDYFVSPIAYIVIFIFLLVTGWFFFITFFLYNQAELRNFFSLLPLSFSFFIPALTMRLFAEELSVGSYETLLTLPVTANDIILGKFLAGLAFVAAMLLPTLSYPIFISFLGDLDWGPVIGGYIGALLLGGGYCAIGLFASSLTRNQIVAFIIGMVICFALALLDQMLFFVPQKMLSIIAYIGAGYHFQNIAKGIVDMRDILYFMSVIVIGLYGTNLVLQEKK